The Streptomyces sp. NBC_01439 genome contains the following window.
GCTGTACTGCCTGACCGTTCATGTGCGTCTCCCTCAGGGGTGTTTGGCGCGCCGTGGACCATGGTGGGTGGAGGGGCCGAGCCGTCCGGACCCCCGGCGCCCTCGACTGCCTACGCTACGGCCGGAGTCGGCCGTGACGAAGGACGGGCCGCCCGTGCGACGGCCGGCCCCGGGACCGGAGTCCCGGGGCCGGCCGTGCACAAGGGCCGTCGACCGTCACCGCTACGACGTCGGCTGGGCGGGGAGCGTGTAGACCCGGTCGGGGGTCACGATCTTGGTGATCGCTTCGCCGAACAGAGTGCTGGGCTCCTGGCCCTGGTACCCGATGTCCGTGTTGAGCAACACGACCAGCGTGGCCTTCGATTCCGGTAGGTAGAGGACCAGCGACCCGTAGCCCGGCAGTGAGCCGTTGTGCCCGATCCAGCCCTGGACGTTGAAGATGCCGAGGCCGTAGCCCGTACCCGGGAGCGCGTCGACCACGTCGAGGCGCTGGGCCTGGGTGGCCGGGGTCAGCAGGGTCCCGGTCGCCAGGGTCTTCGCCCAGCTGCGCAGGTCGGGGAGGTCGGAGATCATCGCGCCGGCCGCCCAGGCCCAGGAGGGGTCCCAGTCGGTGGAGTCCTCGACCTTCCCGGAGGCCGTCTGGTTCGTGTAGCCGTGGGCGTGCGGACTCGGGAACTCCGGGCCCGTGGGGAACACCGTGTGCTTCAGCCCGGCGGGCTCGACGACCTCCCGGTCGATGAACCGGTCGAGGGGGACGCCGCTGACCTTCTCCACCACCAGGCCGAGCAGGATCAGGTTGGTGTTGCAGTAGTAGAACTTGGCGTTCGGCTCGAAGAGCACCGGGTGCTTGAAGGAATAGTCGAGCAGTTCCTGCGGAGTGAAGCGCCGGTCGGGATCGCTGGTCAGCGCCTTGAAGAAGTCCTCGTCCGCCGAGTAGTTGAACAGACCGCTCCGCATGCCGGCCAGCTCGCGCAGGGTGATCCGGTCGCCGTTCGGGACGCCGTCGACGTACTTGCCGATCGGGTCGTCCAGACCGACCTTCCCCTCGTCCACCAACTCCAGCAGGGCGGTCACGGTGAAGGTCTTGGTCACGCTGCCGATCCGCATGTTCAGGTTCGGGGTCATCGGCGCGCCCGTGGCCTTGTCGGCGATGCCGAAGGACCGTACGTAGTCGCCCTTGCCCGGAGCCGACACGGCCACGATCACGCCCGGGATCTTCGCCTCCGCCAGAACCTTCTTGATCGCGGCGTCCAACTGGCGGGTGACGGCGGGGGTCAGCTGCGCGAACCCGTCCGAGGCGGGTGTCGGGCTCGGCGCCGGAACCGTCGCGGCGGGCACGCGCGCCGCGTCCCCCGCGTACACCGTGCCCGCGCCGGCCCCCGTACCCACGGGCCCCACCACGAGTCCGAACGCCGCCACTGCCACGGCGGCACTGCACCAGCGCGTCGTCATGTCCGGCCTCCTCACCCGCCGAGCCAAGGAACCATCTCTCCACGCTAGACCTGTGCACCCGGGCGGGCGACCGGAGCTGGCAACGACGAATTCGTCCAAAAATCTATTCTAGAAATATCTCCGGATCGGTCAGACTTCCCCCCATGACCGGTCGTACCTCCGGCCCCTGGCCGGAACCCGACGAGCAGCGACCCGACGGCTTCGGCCCGCCGCCCGCACCCTTCGCACCGCCCGCACCGCCGGCACCGCCGGCACCCTTCGCACCGGGCGCCCCGCGATCCGGCGGCCGGCGACGGCCGGACCGGCCCGTGGCCGCCGTCGGCACCGCCCTGGCGCTGCTCGCCGCCCTGCTCCTCATCGGCGGCGGCGCCCACCACCTCACGGTCCGCGGCGAGTCCGCGCAGCCCCCGGCCGGACCCTCCGGTTCGCCCCCGGTCGACCGCGGCGACGGCAAGGGCCCCGGTGGGGGACCCGACGCCTACGACCCCAACGCCGGCATCCGGGCGGGCGAGGCCCGGGTCTGGCTGCGCGACAACCAGGCCGAGGTGGCCGGGGCGGGCACCTCGCAGTACGGCCCCTGGCGGGTGGGCGACACCGTGGTAGGCGCCCTGACGAGCGGTTTCACCGGCTATGCGGTGGCCGACGGCCAGGAGAAATGGAAGCTCTCGATCCAGACCCCGCTGTGCGGGGTCCCGCCGGCCCCGTCCACGAACGGCAAGCTCGTCGTGGGGGTGAAGGAAAGCGCGTCGGAGACCTCGCGCTGCACCCACCTCCAGCAGATCGACCTCGCCACGGGGCGGGCGGGGTGGAAGGTTCCGGTGCCGCCGGAGAACGCCCACGACACCACGACGCAGTTCGAGCTGGCGATCAGCGGTGACACCGTGGTCGTCGCCCGGGCGGCCGTCATGAGCGGCTTCTCGGTCACCGACGGCCACAAGCTCTTCGGTACGTCGAGCCCGAACGGCTGCTATCCGTCCGCCGTCGCCGGGGGCTCGCGGCTCATCGCCATCCGCCAGTGCCCCGACCCCAAGGACGCCGTCGCGCGCGGACAGGCGATGGTCGAGGAGCTGGATCCGGCCACCGGCGTCGCGCGGTGGGGCTACAAGTACGCCCAGAACTGGACGGTCGGCCGGGTGCTCTCCATCGACCCGTTGGTGATCGCCGCGCACCACAAGGACAAGAAGACCTGGAACCTCACGGCGTTCGCCGGCGACGGCGCGGTCCGCTCACAGGGCTCCCCCGCCTTCGGGGTGAGCGGCCGGTGCAACGGGTTCGGCAACGCGAGCGGCTTCCAGGAGTGCTACGCCGCCACGGCCGACGCCGACTCCCTCTACATCGGCGCGGGCAAGCCCGGGGCCACCCTCGACACCGAGGACACCGGCCAGGTCGTCGCCGTCGACCTGAACACCGGCAAGGAGCGGTGGCGCACCGCCGAGCAGCCCAAGGGGCGCACCATGTGGCCGCTGGCCGTCGAGGACGGTCGGGTCCTCACGTACGTCACCCCCGGCAACGGCGAAGCGGGGGCGGTCGTCTCCCTCGCCGCGGCCGACGGAGCCGTGCGATCGGTCCTGCAGAGCCCGGCCGCGGCCCGCGGCGCCGAGGGCGTCTTCTACCCCCACGGCGTCCGCATCGCGTGGGCGGGCGGACGGTTGTTCCTGCTCAACGGCCGGGTCTACAGCCCCGAGCCGCGCAAGGCGAGCCGCGCGATCCTGTCCTTCGGCACGTAGGGCAGGCAGGTACCAGGAGGGACACCGTGGACAATCCGTACCAGCAGCCGAGTCACCCCGGCGGCCCGTACCCGCCGCCGCCGCGGCCGTCGCAGCAGCCCGGCGGCGGGCGCCGGATCAGCAGGAGGCGGCTCGCCGTCGGGATCTGCACCGTGACCGCCCTGGCGGTCGCCGCCGCCGCGACCGGTGTCGCACTCGGCGCCCGCACGAACCGGGACCGCATCCGGGCGGCCGCGGCGGCGTCGGCGGCGGACCCGACGAAGCCGCTCGTCGCGGGCTGGAAGACCGTGATCAACCCCACCCACGGCACGGCGTTCGACGTCCCGCCCGGGTGGGAGGTCCTCGAACCCCAGGTCTTCAGCGGCTACGAGGACAGCAAGGACCCGGAGAAGGTCCTCATCGGGCACACGGCCCCGGCCTTCTACAAGTCCCAGTGGTGCAGCATCGACGCGGACGGCGACGGCCAGGTCACGGACGTCCGGCTCGCCAACGTGGGCACCAAGGGCGCCGGTGGCGCCAAGGACCCCACCGACACCGCCGTGAAGGAGGCGCCCACCTGGGTCTACGCCGCCTACACCCAGCCGGACAAGAGCGTGGTCAAGGCGGACGCGCCGGTGGCGTACACCACGAAGTCGGGGGTGAAGGGGAGTTACGTCAAGGCCCGTTCCTCGGGCGCCCCGCGGCCCAACCGCTGCGCGGGCGACGGCCAGGCGGTCGTCTTCGGCTTCAAGAACTCCCGGGGCGACCTCGTCTCCTGGGACTTCTACGGCCGCACGGGCGTCCCGGGCGCCGTCGACGACGCCCTGATCATGCGCATCCTGAGCACGGTCCGGCTGGCGGGCGACCCCAAGGACCCCGGCCCCGGGCCGTGATCGCCCGCGGCCGTCCGCCCACCGGTCCGCGTGGCCGCGCCTCGTACCGCTACCGGCAGCTGTTCGGCGAGCCGCGGCCCGTCCCGTGGCCCGCCGTGAACATGGGTGTGTACGAACTGTTCGTGCTTCTGCCAGCTGTGTTCAGGGATCCAGTAGCCCGTGCGGCCCCGAGCGGGCAGCGTGACGACGGGAGCCGTCACACGGCCGGCACGATCCTCAGCGATCGGATCCCTCGCGCGAGGCGATGCGCCGGATGGGCGAGGTGTCCGCACCTGGCCCAGATCCGGCGTCTGAGACCAGGACCGAAAGCGAGAGCACCCGGGCAGCCCGTGCACGGCGGCGGCGCAAGATCCGGTGAATAGCAAAAGCCCCGGGTCACGGCGAGTGATTCCCGGGGCTTCGCTGGAGCCGCCTTCGGGATTCGAACCCGAGACCTACGCATTACGAGTGCGTTGCTCTGGCCAACTGAGCTAAGGCGGCACCGCTGATCAGACAAGTGTTCCCTCGAAGAGGGGCGCTCATCAGCAGCGGCGCCAAGTCTACAGGCTCTGGACGGGTGCCCCGAACCAGGTTTCGCCGCGGCGCGACGCAGGTCACATATCAGGGTGATCGCCTCATAGCCGACACCTTTCGCTACCAAGCCGGACGGGGGTCCCGCAGGTGCGCCGGGAGCAAGCCGTGCACCGGGGCGGCGGTCTCAGCACTTCTTGCCGTCCTGCGGGGCCTTGCCCTCCAGGAGGTAGCGGTTGATCGCGGTGTCGATGCAGGCGCTGCCGCGCCCGTACGCCGTGTGGCCGTCGCCGTCGTAGGTGAGGAGCTGGCCCGATTCGAGTTGGCCGGCCAATGCCTTGGCCCACTTGTACGGGGTCGCCGGGTCGCGGGTCGTGCCCACCACCACGATCGGCGCGGCGCCCTTCGCGGTCAGCTCCCTCGCCTTGCCGGTGGCCTTCACGGGCCAGTACGTGCAGTTCAGCGCGGCCCAGGCCAGGCCCGTGCCGAAGACCGGGGAGGCCTTCTCGAAGGACGGCAGGGCGGTGTCGACGGCCTCGGGGCCGCTGAAGGCGGGGGGCTGGTCGAGGCAGTTGACGGCGGCGTTCGCGAACATCAGGTTGGCGTACTTGCCGTCCGCCTCGCGCTCGTAATAGGTGTCGGCCAGGCTCAGCAAGCCCGATCCGTCGCCGTTCATCGCCGAGCTGAGCGCCTCGCGCAGCTGCGGCCAGGCGCTCTCGTCGTACAGCGCCGCGATCACCCCTGTCGTGGCCAGGGCCTCACCCAACGGGCGGTCCGGGTCGCCGCTCGCCACGGGCTGGGCGTCGACCTTGCGGAAGAACTCCTTCAGGCGCGCCTCCACCGCGTTCGGGTCGCCCTTGCCGAGCGGGCAGTCGGGCTGCTTCGCGCAGTCCTTGGCGAAGGCGGTGAAGGCGGTGTTGAAGCCCTCCGTCTGGTCCCGGTTCAATTCGAGCGCGGGCCGGGTGGGGTCCATCGCCCCGTCCAGGACCAGCCGGCCGACCCGGTCCGGGAAGAGGTCCGCGTACGTGGCGCCCAGGAAGGTGCCGT
Protein-coding sequences here:
- a CDS encoding serine hydrolase domain-containing protein; translation: MTTRWCSAAVAVAAFGLVVGPVGTGAGAGTVYAGDAARVPAATVPAPSPTPASDGFAQLTPAVTRQLDAAIKKVLAEAKIPGVIVAVSAPGKGDYVRSFGIADKATGAPMTPNLNMRIGSVTKTFTVTALLELVDEGKVGLDDPIGKYVDGVPNGDRITLRELAGMRSGLFNYSADEDFFKALTSDPDRRFTPQELLDYSFKHPVLFEPNAKFYYCNTNLILLGLVVEKVSGVPLDRFIDREVVEPAGLKHTVFPTGPEFPSPHAHGYTNQTASGKVEDSTDWDPSWAWAAGAMISDLPDLRSWAKTLATGTLLTPATQAQRLDVVDALPGTGYGLGIFNVQGWIGHNGSLPGYGSLVLYLPESKATLVVLLNTDIGYQGQEPSTLFGEAITKIVTPDRVYTLPAQPTS
- a CDS encoding outer membrane protein assembly factor BamB family protein is translated as MTGRTSGPWPEPDEQRPDGFGPPPAPFAPPAPPAPPAPFAPGAPRSGGRRRPDRPVAAVGTALALLAALLLIGGGAHHLTVRGESAQPPAGPSGSPPVDRGDGKGPGGGPDAYDPNAGIRAGEARVWLRDNQAEVAGAGTSQYGPWRVGDTVVGALTSGFTGYAVADGQEKWKLSIQTPLCGVPPAPSTNGKLVVGVKESASETSRCTHLQQIDLATGRAGWKVPVPPENAHDTTTQFELAISGDTVVVARAAVMSGFSVTDGHKLFGTSSPNGCYPSAVAGGSRLIAIRQCPDPKDAVARGQAMVEELDPATGVARWGYKYAQNWTVGRVLSIDPLVIAAHHKDKKTWNLTAFAGDGAVRSQGSPAFGVSGRCNGFGNASGFQECYAATADADSLYIGAGKPGATLDTEDTGQVVAVDLNTGKERWRTAEQPKGRTMWPLAVEDGRVLTYVTPGNGEAGAVVSLAAADGAVRSVLQSPAAARGAEGVFYPHGVRIAWAGGRLFLLNGRVYSPEPRKASRAILSFGT
- a CDS encoding alpha/beta hydrolase, producing MDTSRLLRTTGTVIAAAGLLLSGCTSGGLGEPGAAAFSPSGSGTAAAQPSPDAAALRPYYNQKLTWRDCGVPGFQCSTMKAPLDYANPGSGQDVDIAVSRRTATGPGKRLGSLVVNPGGPGGSGIGYLQAYAGIGYPAAVRARYDMVSFDPRGVERSSPVECLSGPAMDKYTQVDQTPDDPAERAELVKAFKEFAAACQTKSGRVLPHVSTVDAARDMDLLRALLGDKKLNYVGASYGTFLGATYADLFPDRVGRLVLDGAMDPTRPALELNRDQTEGFNTAFTAFAKDCAKQPDCPLGKGDPNAVEARLKEFFRKVDAQPVASGDPDRPLGEALATTGVIAALYDESAWPQLREALSSAMNGDGSGLLSLADTYYEREADGKYANLMFANAAVNCLDQPPAFSGPEAVDTALPSFEKASPVFGTGLAWAALNCTYWPVKATGKARELTAKGAAPIVVVGTTRDPATPYKWAKALAGQLESGQLLTYDGDGHTAYGRGSACIDTAINRYLLEGKAPQDGKKC